Within Oreochromis aureus strain Israel breed Guangdong linkage group 19, ZZ_aureus, whole genome shotgun sequence, the genomic segment CCGAGCAGCACTGACAAATCAGCCTTCCAGCACCTCTACCTCCGCTTTAAAATTCCAGCCTCGACTCACAACCCGCAGCTCATTAGTTTCACTTCAAAATGGCCGTCTTTCTCATGCTGTAATTGAGAACACGTGGAGGAGCTTCATTATTCGGATGTGGGGATGTTTATACCAGAAGAACCAGTAGCTATTATTGGGCCCTCTTGGCCCTGTGATATAATAGCAAACTGTGGAAAACGCATCCAAAGTACCGTGTCATGATTTCAGAGTTGAAGCAGTTACCTTCGTCTTTGATATAGTCAAATTAGAACCTGCCCTTGTGCTAGGCACTCTGCTGAGATTAATTAAGTAGGCTAATTACCATACCAGGCGTGTGGCAGCGATTGAGGGCTTGAATGTGAAATTTCCTCCCCCATTTCACTCTGAATATTAACATTGAAACCCTCAGGGACTGCCAAAATCTCAGCAGCACTAAGAAAAGTGGAACTAAAGTGCGAGAGTCTTAGCTGCTTGCTGGTCGGAGGAGTGACTTTATATCAGACCCCAGATTCAGTGTTTGCGTGATAATCTAACACAGTCAGCGTCAATGTAGCTCACAGCCTGTCTTGAATCAGATCAAACAAAGAGCCCACAGAGGTAATAATATGTTTAACCTCAGGAGTGGGAGCAGCAGAGTGGTTGAACTGTTGTAAATGGGatgcattgtttttttctttccacaaaTTCCCCCTGTTGGCAAGGTGGAAACAGGAGTGAGAAGCTCAGCTGTCAGTTTGATCCCTAAATTGAACAGGGTTTGATGCTAACAGCATTGCTGGGTTCTTGGGGACTTGAATATACAGGAAACAGATAGTATGAAAGATACACTTTATCTTTGcggtctttttttaaagaagcaaCGTGTTTCttcccttgttttgttttgatctgGCTTTCCATCAGCGTATAGCTGCTTCAGCTAAGTGATCTGCAGCCAGCAAAGCAACAGGCCTTTATCGAAGCATTAGTACATGATGAATATCTTGGGTATCAGACGCTGCGTAAGTATAGTCGCCCTTATTGTTAGCAGCACAGCACTTCTTGACCGGTTCTTCAAAGAAGCTTCCACATCAGTGTCCCAGCTGTGTCAACAGTGGTGAGAACTATAAGAGTAGATTTACTCAAGTCTGATTAGTAGTTGCACTTTAAAAGAGCATCCCCATTTTCTACAGTCTGTTTCTACTCCACTATAGTgcaaaggcaaatattgcataTTTACCGGATATATCATTATTAAATTCAGTCCCACTGGTGCTAGCTGCAATATGAATTGCTAATAAACTGATCTGTTCTGTAAGAGTTGTTAAGCTTTTTAACTTTTGAGTATTTTTAATAAGACTGTTTTCTTGACTTTTCTGTGCTCCTTTTTTGCTTCCTTGTTCTTCCACTACTgtacatagactgtatataaaagatggatgtagcttgCGGGTCTTGTGGGTTGTGGCCAGCAGAGAGCGACTCCACCGATTGCAAAGAAGTATTCTGGAAGAAATACTTTGATGTTGAAATTATACTTCAGCGGTGGTAGCAAAAAGGCAGTCCATGGGCAGTCGCAGAGTGCCCTTCTACCTGCAGAGAGTGTTCTGTTGTCCATAGAGGCAGTGTGCAAAGTATGTGGTGCAACCGGTCTGTGGGCTACTCCTGATGTACTGTTGTTGGTCCATCAGCCAGCTGTGGAGAAGTTAACATACAAAGAACTGAAGTGAAACCTAGACTGTTAAAAGCAATGATATGTCCACTGCAGCCACAGTATGTACTTTTCATATTGTATTTTTAGCTCTgtgatgggtttttttggacTTCTGCCTTTCCCCGGTGAACTCCACTGTCACTCCCTTCCCTGTCTGGGTCAACTTGTCATTCATTCAGCATTCGACCAACACACAGGTCACCCACATCCAGCGATGTGCAGTTgagtttttttctgtgtggaAATTCATATGCAAAAGGACACATTTGCACTACCATATTCATGTTCAGGAAACACTTTACTGCAGGAGCTATGGTCTCAATCCctagttttacattttgttgAATACAATTTACATTTTGTTGATCCCAATTTTCTTTCTATGAAACTTTCTTCAACGCGTAACTTTTTTAGATTAAAAGACATTAGTACGTTACAGTTTTCCCCAAACTGCAGCAACTTCCTGGATCTCCTCTCATTTAAACTCCTGACAAAAAAGTGCTGAAAATGAGATGCATCTTTACCTTCCATGTTCTATCTTACCAAACAAAAGCAAGTGCAACAGATTTCACCAGGTGTGAATTTTGTGTCTTCACTCACAGTGAAGTGAGTTTACTCTAATGACGTCTTAGCACACCGCTGTGAGTTTGCACGTGAATTGCTTTTTGCCCATGTTGCTGTGCACAAAACGGTCCGGCTTGTAATTGGACATAGGTGAGATGGGTCAGGGGTCAGCATGCTAGGAATGGGCCGATCCTGGTCCCTGACTGATCAGTCGGTGCATCTCTACAACATGgtgttcattttttaaactgttgtccCCTCAAGTCAAAATGAATGATAAAGCAAAATGTGCTTTAAGGCAAGCCTACCTTTTGATTGATCGGTTGGTATTGTATGAGCATGTAATGTTTGTCACATCCAGCCCTTGGCAGTCCCATGTAGTGAAGTTGTGTTTTAATGCTCGTAGGTTAAAAATAGGAGTTCATTAACCAGCGGGTGATGTCATTTGCAATTAGTTGAAGTTAACCAACCACATCTACCCTTGTCATAGATCTTTGCTTATTCTCGACAGGTTGGGCGACCAGTTCTATAAAGAGGCCATTGAGCAGTGCCGCAGCTACAATGCCCGCCTGTGCGCTGAACGCAGCGTCCGCCTGCCATTCCTGGACTCTCAAACCGGGGTGGCCCAGAACAACTGCTACATCTGGATGGAACGTCACCATCGCAGCCCCGGTAAGTGAAAACACCCACAATGTGCatgcaaaaagaaagaagactTGGGTCAGTTCGACACGGTTTTTAGGGTTTCCATTattacctggtaccaggtacttttcAAGTACCTACTTGGCCGGGTTTCCAAGGGATCTGAGATGATCCGAAAAGATGACACCAACAGACTGAATTCCACTGATTAGATAGTCAGCAACATCACTCAATGAGTCATGAGAGTGTCTccttcatgaaaatcaaaacagCGATCTTGAAACCCAGCAGCGAGTTAAATggctaaacaaaaaaacaaacacagtgatCCCGAGTTTGAGCCACAGACCGAGCAGCAGGGATACCATCGCCTCAACTTCCTCCTTTGTTGTGGCATTTGTGTCCCAAACAAATGATGTCATGGGACGTTCGGTCACGTTACTGTAATGAGCCCTACGCATATTCAGTGGAAAACGAGTCGAGCCAAACCAAGTCGCGTCAAGCCAATCAGAGTatgtactaatggaaaaggggtaTTAGTGGTTGGGAGTGGCAAGTAACCTTCAGCtaaaagacataaaatacaTTATTAAGTGCTTTTTAGTGAAGTTTAGGGAACAAAACTACTTGGCTAAGATTAGTAAATGATCATGATTTGGTTTAGTGTGTTTTGGTTTGGTGGTTTGGAGACTGTCCTGTCAGTCtcggagagaaaaacaaaaagtttgaaGGACTTTATGTCGAAACAAACAAATTGCCACGAGACTTGAATTTTCATTCATGGCGTTCATTCTACAGGTGTTGCAGCCGGACAGATGTACACGTACCCCGCCCGCTGCTGGCGAAAGAAAAGACGGCTGCACAACTCCACAGATCCCCGCCTGGGCATTTACGGCCTCCAGCTCGGTAAGACCCTGCAGCCTCTTCTCAGCATGCCACCTGCCCACCGCTCTCTGCTCCACTCAGCTTCTCCTCCCACTCAGCCAGCTCCCCCTCGATCTCCACCCACCTCCTTCAGCTCATGTGATTACTGGTGATGATCTGGAATAATCTCACTAAAAGCATATCAGTCAGTCTCAGCGCAATGAGCAGAGCAGGCTGCCAGTCATTTTTCAGAGGATGAAATGTGGCTGTGTTCACCACGGCTggtaaacttgttttgtgagAAGTAGAACATGTAATTAGATTTACCGCTGCTGGGAGCAGCGAGACAGAGTTTGGCCACTGCAGACAGTATTTAATAAATGTTATGGAATGAAGTTTGGTCTTCTCTGACTGCCACTTGAAACAGCTCACTCAACACATTTACCCTCTCTATATTCTCACTCCATCTTATTTTCTACTTGCCACCTCCCTTGCTGATTGGgtttgtctctttctctctggcaACTCTTTCATCTTTCTCTCCCTGTAGCCTGCCACGCAGTGTGTCTGTGCTTGGTGGCCAGTCTTTCTCAACACCGAGTAACAGGTCCATTCTGTGCCCAAAGCTTTCATACCCACTGGGAGGTTACACTATCCTAAGgaataaacacagaaatgcaaGGTTACATCTTGGTCTTTCAAGTAGtttctgcaaaaagaaaatgcataaTGTTTTGACAGTAATCTCCAAGATTGTGgtgctgtgtttatgtgttttgcaTGTTAGAAGGAAAAATTGTTGGGATGTTGaggaagcgagagagagagagagagactggaaAGAGAAACCAAGATGTAGTGACAGCATGTGAACAAAGCCTTTGTTTCCTAAACACATCCCATTGTAGTCTATTGTTTTCCACTGAGCTTGTGCTCGCCGAGACCACACCACCACCCTGCTGTCCCTTCCCTTCTCCAATAAAAAGTGGATTGGTTTGTGCTGTCTGCGAGTGCCCAGCAGAGGGGAAACGTACCCCGATTTAACCTGGTGTCTCTTATATGGAGCACATTGTACAGCTGGCCAGAGGTGGCCAGCTCAGGGCAGCAGCCAGAGTCTGTCTCACTGTCTGATGGTGTGCTAGAGGGACTGGGGCTGCATGCAGAATCAGCTCCCTGCTGCAGGCTGCTGCCGGCTCTATTTTTAGCCCCCCCCAGCTCCCATGGgttgagagagggagagagagggagggagggaaaggatgggggtgggggggttgtcTCGTCGCGGAGAGTTGAAAGTCAACGTGCGCAGACACAATGGTGAGGGGCTGCTGCCACATGGTGGAAGGGCCAATTTTTAAGAAGCATCGAGCTTTCTCCCTCTCGTACCTATCTCTTTGTGCCTGCCTCTCACCTATGCAGTCCTCTGCTGTTTCAGGTCCTACGTGCTCAATATTCTGCAAAAGCTGGGGCTTTGAAGTATGTCCTCTTCAAAGACCCACAAAGCAACTGGATGATCATGAAGCTCTCTGTAGAGGAGATTGTGCAAATAAGATGTGTGGATCCGACTAGCTGTCAAAGCTTTTGTTTGTTCTGCTTTGTCTGCTCAACCTGCTCGCCTCCTACACTGTTTGTTTAGATCGTCAGTGTAGGAGGAGATATCTGCATGTGTTCAAGTTAAAGCGATAAGCCACATAAGTACATTCCTGTGGACAAAGTCAGCCTAATGTCCGCATAGGGCAGCAGTACCGAGACCTCAGTGACTGTGCAGTCTTCCTCAGAGCGAGAAcatgtatgttttgttttttgttgttttccagCAGTATATTGTTGTGGAAAAATGGCTGTGATGACACATTCTGCTGCAGGCCAAAGAGATgataagcattaaaaaaaaaacaaatgctaCACCAAATTGCCACATGCTTTTATGAGTTCTAGTAAGAGTGGAAGAGAAGGAAGATAATGGAATTATGCTGATAAAAGCTGCTCATGCAGGTCACTGTTTGTGACACTGCTGGTTCCTATCGAAATTATAGTGCTTGATGGTGATACACTGCACATGCTGTGCATTAGCACTCTGACGTTTTCACTTAAAGCGCACAGTTGACAAACACTAAACCGGTGTTGTGATGACTCATCACATGTTGCCTGTTATTTGTCTTCATGCAGACGGCGGTCTCATGTCAAAGGACACTTTGCCGACTCAGAGCACTACACTGGAAGCTCTGCTTCGTGGAGAGGGCCTAGACAAGAGGAACGCCTCCAAGAACGATGAGGAGAGCCTGCTGGAGATCCAGGTGGGTCCAGTCACACCGCGTGTGGATCAGTGCGGTTCATAGCATCCGGTAAacgttttaaaatgtaaatgttgtgTGGTATCAGTTAAACGATCGAAGGCCTTGGCACTCACAGTGATGTTTTGTGCCCCAACTGGTTGCCAAGGCAACCTGCCAAGTTTTTCCAGCTGACCCGCGGTGCTTGTTAGATGACTGTTGTCTCACTGAGAGGCATTTTAGGAAAAGGGAAGATATAGAACTTGAGTTTTCAATGCAGTAGCTCTGCCtgtgaaaaaaatgtcagtatCTTTATTGTTTCTTGTTGCAAGTCAAAAGCAGGCATATCTCCTAGCATCACACATTCCACCAAATACACTTGTGGAAACATGCGTATTTATGGGAAGAGGGTGCTTGGAGCATAATGGCCAAGTCCTTCCAGAAGGAAATCTTGCCACTCTGCAGCCGCTCTGGTAATACTATTTTGTGTGAACAAGACCAAAACCCTTTCCAAATAAATGAGGAGAGCCATAACTTTTAGTAGTCACAAAAACAGCACGAATAAAGACATTAAATCTTTGGGGGGAGAAATGtgcttaaatgtttttgttaatgcttgaaatgtttgttctaaactgagattttaaaaagctgtaTAGCTTTGTTGTTGGGATCGAAATGAAAATGGAGATGTGTTAAGATGTCAAGGTTAGGGCTGAGGGCATTGTTGACCCAAATCCTCACAGGCTTTGCAACTGATGTGATCAAAATCTGTAGTTCCTCTTAACTTCTGTTGCCTCAtcacagtgtttttatttatttttcccccctttcctCTAGCTAGCTAAGCTCTAATCAGCACTGATCATCCATTACTCTATCTCTCTCTGTCCCAGAGGGTTCTGGAGGCAGATGCAGCAGAAGATGCTTTCAATGATGACGACGACTACGAGGTGGACACTCCGAAGCGGAGACATCGGGGAAAAGGAAGAGTAAGTGGCTGGAGAAACGATGATGGACATGTACTGGAGATGCAGTTtagaaaagtcaaaaaagtcAAATCACAGTTAACTCAGGCTGATCTTTTCTGTGTTGCGTCTGTATGTTAAAAACACAGATTCCATAGCAGACAGTCTCattgaattgattttttttttttgcctttcttCAGGGTCGGGGTTCAGGTCGCAGGAGGACAGATCTAGATGATGATAAGCCATATGTCTGTGATAGTAAGTCGAGACAAATTCTTAAATCATTTAACCTTCATACAAGTGATTTGTAGATAATCTgctgaattctttttttttcttcttcttctcattttgtTATCTAACGTTGTAACCTTGTACAGTCGAGACTAACAGTTTCCTAGAGTACTACTGTTTACACTCCTcactgataaaataaattagacAGGCTTTTTACAGAGTCTGTTTATATTTTAGACCTAATTGGAAGAATAATGTTTAAGCCGCTTTCACACTTTGCACTGCAGCTCTGAACTTTTCTAGACATTACTCGCTGTATGTCagaatgtgtttgggtccaAGTCAGCCATTAAACAGACTTTACCCTTGCAGCTATCTAGTTTGAGCTCATGTGAAAAAAGGAGCAGGTAATTGTTTGATGAATTCTGTGAGTGGGCATCATGTGTCCTGCCTCCTACACCCTCTATCCaagctctgacctctgacctaaACCGAGCTAGGTATTTTCAGTAGCGAGAAAACGTCTGATGCAGAGATTGTCTTGCTGTGTGTGAGAAAGGATAAGAAAAAGGCTTCTCTTGGTTGTGAGGCTGTTAAGAGCACCTACAGATCAAGATTTCCTCTTCAAAATTCTGTCATGGTCAACAGCAACCCTCAAAGTCAGTTACCAATAATATAgttagactttttaaacttgccTCACTCACTTGTAGGTTTGCTATTtcacaccaccacagtggagtTTACAATTCGTCCTGCTGTCTGtgtatcagcagtcacatcatcaattaACACCAGTGACCCAATACTACCAGCAGCCCTACATGCCCTACTATAACATTACTTCCATTACGGCTGACAGAAagggatgggaattgataagGATTTAGGAATTTCGATTCCATTATCGATATTACTTATTGATTTGATTCCTTGTCAGTTATCTTATTGATTCTCATTGGGCTCTCACTAGCTCTGCTTTGAGAGTTACCGCCATCACTAAGCATCATATCAAAGACGTTACATTCGTGCAAATTAATTGCATGTCGTGTGATCAAGTGTTTGTGCGTGTTGGATgtatttcctctctttgttgTGAATAatttattacacatattacacagaacacttgtgttaaaagtaatgcagtaaatTACTTAATTAGTCCAAGGAGAAAATAATTGACTATACTACTCATAACATTACTTTCACGTTGCTCTGTAAAAAGACCTGAACACACACTGTCTGTTCATTATCATTAAACAATATAAACCTAAGGCTACAGCCCAACACACCAAAACAAATCCCCATCCTAATGAAGACACACATATGATATTTCTtagtatttaggtatgaacaGAAAGCCAACAGCACAAAGCAATCGCCAGAGTGATTTTACGTCCATGAACGGGTAGAAAcggaggctgcagcctgactgctcgtCCTTTTGTTACCTGAGGAAGTTTAGCGGCGGCTGGCTTCACCACAGCTCCCAAATTACGAATGACTTGACTGCAGTCCTGGGCTGGGATCGTCATTCACTCGGCTTTAGCACCAGTCTGGGTTTTTGgatagcttagcgttagcatgctgtctgtgcagccGCTTGCTAAGACCGAAGGTGTGTTAACAGTTTAATACAGTTGTTACTGTCCTGGATGCATTTTGCTCTTTACCATTACACTCTTGTCCTttaatgcaataaaaataaaagtaatgtccgtATCCACGCTGTAAACTGCTCAACTATTTTCCTCCGACAACAACTGACATCAGCAGATTGTAGCGCAAGTGCAAGAACTGATAAGTGGGATCAATAGGAACTGCTAGGAACCGGTTCTCGATTTCCATCCATACTGATAGATGATGTGGATTGCTTCAGATCATGAGTTGTTTGTCTTGTTCTCCATAACTTTCTGTTTCAGTCATTCTGGTGCAAGTTGACCTTGATTTCATCtgtagagattttttttttttgtttcagaacTGTGCAAACTCTTTTTGATGTTCTCTCACAAAGTCTAATCTGACCTTTGTAAtcttgagtgtaaccagtggtgTGCAGCCTGCGCTATATTTCGATTCATGAAAGCGTTTCATGGTCGTAGATCTTGATAACGATGCGTCTAGTTTACCTCCTGACTAGATGTGAAGCTGGTTTTCTTAACtatggaaataattctgtcatcatgcGCTTTACTGGTCTTCTGTGTTCTTTCAGAggttttggtgttgctgagctgcCAGTGCAGTGCATTCATTCTTTTGAATCATGCACCAGATTGTTGATTTGGCCACTTAGAAAGTTTTTCCATCTCTCTGAAAGGTTTATTTGGGTATTTCAGCCTAATGACTGCCTCACTCACTTGCATTAACATCTCATTTAAAatcacagtggaaaaaaaagaatagaaatTTAACACTTTGAATGAGCTTCCAATATTATATCTGCTTTCTTATTAGTCATAAAATAACAAGAGAACTGCTTGTCAGCCAATTATCCAATTACCTTTAAGCCTCTGAAAATGAGACCATGTATAAAAAcggctgtaattcctaaacagttgatGCATAATTGTTGCTTATTTTAAAGCTGAATGTCTGCACTTCAACtacatcttgattgtttgatttaaaatccactctCTGATGGtgcacagaggcaaaactacaaaaaatgtgtctttggaaaacaaattatGGACGTAACAGGATAAAACTTTATGAACTACTGCCACTGCAGTCTGAGCTATTCTTGTACATGCAAGTTGCATGTGGAAAATCCAAGTAAGGGGTATTGGATTTTACTCCACTTGCTGACTCTGTGTGGAAAAACACAccctcatcttttctctttcttcttgtgtttttgtcttttctgtttcagaCAGATACAAACAAAGGCAGAACTCCAAATCTTCAACCTCAGGTACGTTGATTTGTTGTTCTGACTGTAGTTCTTTAGATATTTATTTTGATCGGTTGTTGAGTGGTATTGTTGCAAGAGCTGCCATTATTGATTTAGCCCTTACATTATGTTATTTTTCTCAAGCTGAAAAGTGCCCTTGGTGCTTTGAATCTGAGCCACGGTTATTATGATGTCTGGCTTGGTGTTTTATTTGACTCACTGTTGTAATCAGATCTTAAAGTGCTGGTGCCAGAAGTAGAATAGTTAGCTCCATTAGATAGcatttcttccatttttttctCTATACTCAATGATGCTATCAGTCTGCACTTTGTTGTTGCCTATAAAGACAAAAGGgtacataaaaatattttgtagTTATGTTTCTTTGACATTATTACCATCTAACCAGATGCTCCGTGGAATTTTAACTCAGAAGCTTTGTGAAGGTCTCTATGAGAACCAGCCATAATCCTAAAAACAAATGGCCAGAAGAtgtaggggggaaaaaaacacctgCCCAACTCTACGTTTAGAAATGCTGTGTTCCCAGAATTATATTTGGATAATGAAATGCAGCCACAGTAGTGAGAATGATCATCACCCCTGTGTTTCTTGCAGTCTGTGCAAAGCGCTACAGGAACCGCACAGGACTAAGTTACCACTACACCCATTCCCACCTGGCAGAGGAGGACAGAGCCGGGGAAAGGAGCACAGTTGCTTCCCAACCCCCCACTGCACCACAGACTGACAGACACAAACGTAAGTAAATGTGACACCTGTGGCtcctgtttagttttctcttttttaacacTTTAAGTTATATTCACCACGATTATTTTGCTTCTTGTCAACCCTGTTCTGGttatattttaaagttttttttgtgtgtgtgtgtgtgggggggttgttttgtttgtttttatcctaattaggttttcttttcttagGCGTAGacaaatgtaattaaattaaatgtaatttcatTTGATGCaattaaaattgaaaaacaattttttttctgcaaactgACTTCTTCAGAACAAATGTCACCTGATTTTCACTTAAGTCCTATTCTGTTTGTATAAGTTGTATAGGCACCTGACATAATCTGAGTTAAATCGACTGTCATTAAAACTTTGATTTCTTCCTGGAAATTCCTGTTTAGGTCCAAAGGGTCCAGGTGGGACCAGCATTCCCAACAGTTACTGTAATAAATGCCAGGGCTCAAACAAGAAAACGGGTAAATCTGGGTCTCCCTGCTCAGCCTGCCAGTGCACAAGTATGTTCACATATATCTTTGCATGATTTATTATGCCGTGATGATTGCcatatgattttgttttttgactcTGTTGCCCTCCTGTCCGGTGTTCCAGCTGACTGTGGAGAAGAGAAGGAAGACGGGACTTTTACTGGAGCTGAGGAGCTCTTCGGCACCACCTCAGAGAGCGACACTTCCACTTTTCATGGCTTTGAGGACGACGAGCTGGAAGAGCCGGCTGCAAACGGCAATGGGATACCCGGCCGTCACAGATAAAGAAAACCTTTTAGATTTaaagagacatttttttaatatggatTAACCTCTGGCAAAAatctgctgcttctttttcaatgttttttttgtttgcggAAAGCACAAAGTGATGAtttcaggacagaaatgcaAGCAAGTGGTATTTTATCTACTGAACATTGTTAGTTAATTTAtgaacaccttttttttttatatatataaatacatatataaacaAACTATatgttatacatatatatatatatatatatatatgtatatatatatatatatatatatatatatatgtatataacatTAAAGGTTACAAAGGACTGTCAGTGTTTCCTGACAAGTGACTCCGTGCAAAACGGAAGATGTTTTTGGAGtgtggcttttttgtttttcgttttttctTCCCTCACTGGAGCAGAAGGAGCATAAAGGTTATGAACAAAAACACTGGAGAAATTGGAAAATTGCAGAcaagactttttgttttttaagtgaaTGATAAGTTTGGTAGATGATTGAATGTCATTGCAGACCCATACTTGCATTGCAGAACTACTGGATATTTTTGAATCAGTAGTCGGTGTGACTATGAAGACCTCTTCTTCTGCTCTAACTCTGAATTAAACGTATGAAAATGAAGGAACCAATGAAAGGAGTGCCACAGGCCACTGGAAATGTTTGGATGAAGAAACCTTTATAGTCTTTACACAAGGGGGAGAAATCAAATCAAAGGTAAGCGTTTGTGGTACCTTGTCAGAGAACAAGTAGATTACAAGACAAGAATAGATGGTATGCGAGTGATTGTTACTAGTTTAAATCTGATTTGGATAAACTGCATTTTTGCATATTGTACTGGACAATTAAACTAATTAAAGGTCATGCACGAGCATTTTATAGTCCAGCATTGGTCTAGTTTTCAGGCCTGCTTGCAACACGGCACAGTGGAGCACCACTTGTGGTCCAGACTGAAATCTCCCAACAAATCATAGATGTACTGCCGTAACATTTGATGCATCCATTCATGATGCTTAGAAGTTCAATCCTAATAACTTTGGTGCCTTGAGTAGTTGTAGTAGCACAATGATTTCACATTTATGTGTTTAGTAACTATCTGAAGAAATATTTGATGAACTGCCAGGAAATTTGTCTGGTAATATTGAGCTTTCATTACCTCATATTTTCAGTTTGTCCAAAAACTTGCTTTATGCAAAATAAATGGCATTCCCATCGTATTGTACCAGAGCTGATGGTGCAGATATTCTACTCATGTTTCTTTGAGACGCAGTGATATTTAAAAGGGAAATTATGCTGATGACTATCGAAAATTATAAAACCACAATTGCTAAGAAACTGGGACACTctgaaatatgtaaataaaaatggattgaaatgatttgcaaatctcataaacccgTGTTTTCAGAAAGGTCTGAGCTGCAGGCAGCACCGGGACTCTGACTAACATGCCGTGCCGTTGTTATAGATTCTCTATGTGGCttagcattgtcttgctgaaataagcaAGCTCTTCCCTGAAAAACATATTGTTTGAATGGGAGtatatgttgctctaaaacttTTATAtatcattgctgatgttttcCAGATGTGTTACATAGGCACTAATGCAGCCCCATACCATCAGAGCAGCAGGGTTTTGAACGCTGTGCTCTTTAGATGAGAGGAGGCGGcatccatgttttccaaaatgaaattcaaatttcTGTTCTTCTGAACACTAAACAGTTGATTTCTCAATGTGTTTCTGAGCTCGTGCAGTGGTTTCCATGACAGAGTCATGCCTGTCTGAGTGCCTGAAGGTTACAGGCATCCAGTACTGAAATCTTGGAGGATTTCTACAGATTATCACAAGGTTTTGATAATATTAAATACTACAGATGATGAAATGCTTAATCTTCACTTGTAGATCATTTTTTGCAG encodes:
- the LOC116322359 gene encoding zinc finger protein DPF3-like, producing the protein MAAVIQNPLKALGDQFYKEAIEQCRSYNARLCAERSVRLPFLDSQTGVAQNNCYIWMERHHRSPGVAAGQMYTYPARCWRKKRRLHNSTDPRLGIYGLQLDGGLMSKDTLPTQSTTLEALLRGEGLDKRNASKNDEESLLEIQRVLEADAAEDAFNDDDDYEVDTPKRRHRGKGRGRGSGRRRTDLDDDKPYVCDNRYKQRQNSKSSTSVCAKRYRNRTGLSYHYTHSHLAEEDRAGERSTVASQPPTAPQTDRHKRPKGPGGTSIPNSYCNKCQGSNKKTGKSGSPCSACQCTTDCGEEKEDGTFTGAEELFGTTSESDTSTFHGFEDDELEEPAANGNGIPGRHR